The genomic region AGGTTTTACGCCCACATAGCTCAGTTGGCAGAGCGCGTCCTTGGTAAGGACGAGGTCAGCAGTTCAATCCTGCTTGTGGGCTCCATTTTCACCATCACCATTCTTCCTTCTAAAGGAGCAATGTCAAATGTCCAAGCAGAAGTTCGAACGCACCAAGCCCCACGTCAACATCGGCACGATCGGTCACGTCGACCACGGCAAGACGACCCTTACGGCCGCGATCACCAAGGTGTTGGCCAGCAAGGGTTGGGCCGACTTCGTGGCG from Candidatus Deferrimicrobiaceae bacterium harbors:
- a CDS encoding GTP-binding protein, whose translation is MSKQKFERTKPHVNIGTIGHVDHGKTTLTAAITKVLASKGWADFVA